A section of the Triticum dicoccoides isolate Atlit2015 ecotype Zavitan chromosome 7A, WEW_v2.0, whole genome shotgun sequence genome encodes:
- the LOC119330468 gene encoding probable folate-biopterin transporter 2, with amino-acid sequence MSPQPPHDFPEDKGEANVLIEEARGSPPAKEAGAGGAVGWVLSPVAWFRMLVRELHWSFVLGVVATYGISQGLGGGISRVASDYYWKDVQKVQPSAAQVYHGVTSIPWLVKPVWGLLTDVLPVAGYRRRPYFVLAGIMGVIAMLIVSLHSKLHVMFALLALMSGSASVAIADVTIDACVAENSLIHPHLAADMMSLNGFCSSVGGLIGFSISGFLVHAIGSQGTLGILTIPSALVILAGILLKDVHIPNFPYGQAHKKFVEASGKMLRTLKCPEVWRPCFYMYMSLALSVDIQEGMFYWYTDPSAGPSFSEGFIGFIFAIGSVGSLVGVILYQNILRDHSFRSVLCSSQLLLSLSGMLDLILVLRLNLKLGIPDYYFAVIDEGVAKMINRIKWMPLLVLSSKLCPPGIEGTFFALLMSIDNIGVLSASWIGGLLLHLLRITRTEFKNLWAAILIRNVMRLLPLALLFLVPRSDPNSNILPADLLAEYDGAEARRIENVELTSLTVDKNPSADASLQECKTQEHLDVGQDDDEASLLANRG; translated from the exons ATGTCGCCTCAGCCGCCCCACGACTTCCCCGAGGACAAGGGGGAGGCCAATGTGCTCATCGAGGAGGCCCGGGGGTCGCCGCCGGCCAAGGAGGCAGGGGCGGGCGGCGCCGTGGGCTGGGTGCTGTCACCGGTGGCGTGGTTCCGGATGCTGGTCAGGGAGCTGCACTGGAGCTTCGTGCTCGGCGTGGTGGCCACCTACGGCATCAGCCAGGGGCTCGGGGGCGGCATCTCGCGCGTCGCCTCCGACTACTACTGGAAGGACGTGCAGAAGGTGCAGCCGTCGGCGGCGCAGGTGTACCACGGCGTCACATCCATCCCCTGGCTGGTCAAGCCGGTCTGGGGCCTGCTCACCGACGTGCTCCCCGTCGCCGGCTACCGGCGCCGGCCCTACTTCGTCCTTGCAG GCATAATGGGAGTGATTGCTATGCTTATAGTCTCTCTACACAGCAAGCTTCATGTGATGTTCGCATTATTGGCATTGATGTCTGGGAGTGCAAGTGTAGCAATAGCTGATGTAACTATAGACGCCTGTGTGGCCGAAAACAGTCTAATACACCCTCATCTCGCGGCTGACATGATGAGCTTAAATGGCTTCTGTTCATCTGTTGGAGGTCTTATTGGATTCTCAATAAGTGGTTTTCTTGTTCATGCAATTGGATCACAG GGAACCCTTGGCATTTTAACTATACCTTCTGCCTTGGTAATTTTAGCTGGAATACTGCTAAAGGATGTCCATATCCCCAACTTCCCATACGGGCAG GCTCATAAGAAGTTTGTAGAAGCCAGTGGAAAAATGTTAAGGACCTTAAAATGCCCTGAAGTATGGCGGCCATGTTTTTACATGTACATGTCGCTTGCTCTCAGTGTGGATATTCAAGAAGGAATGTTCTACTGGTACACAGATCCAAGTGCAGGGCCATCTTTCTCTGAG GGATTCATTGGGTTTATCTTCGCAATTGGTTCTGTGGGATCTCTTGTTGGAGTTATACTTTATCAAAATATTCTTAGGGACCACTCTTTTCGCAGTGTTCTTTGTTCAAGTCAGTTGCTACTAAGCCTGTCAGGAATGCTTGATCTGATTTTGGTACTTCGTCTAAATCTAAAACTTGGGATACCTGATTACTACTTCGCTGTGATCGACGAGGGGGTCGCCAAAATGATCAACCGCATCAAGTGGATGCCCCTTTTGGTGCTCAGCTCAAAGCTTTGCCCACCTGGCATCGAGGGCACATTCTTCGCGCTGCTCATGTCCATTGACAATATTGGCGTGCTGTCAGCATCTTGGATCGGTGGGCTACTCCTTCATTTGTTAAGGATCACAAGAACAGAGTTCAAAAACCTTTGGGCCGCGATCTTGATCCGAAATGTGATGAGGCTACTACCGTTGGCACTGCTATTCTTGGTGCCGAGAAGTGACCCGAATTCTAACATCCTTCCTGCTGATTTGCTGGCTGAGTATGACGGTGCTGAGGCTCGACGAATCGAGAACGTCGAGCTAACCTCTCTTACCGTCGACAAGAATCCGAGCGCCGATGCCTCGCTCCAGGAATGCAAAACCCAGGAGCATCTTGATGTAGGGCAAGATGACGACGAGGCTTCGTTACTCGCCAACAGGGGCTGA